CGCGGCCTCCTGTGCGAGGCCCACCTCTGCGGCCCCAGCTGATCATCGGGCGCACGCTAGGGTTTTGCAATCCCGCCCCCGTACCCCTCACCCTGGGACAGCGCTGCCCCCTGCAAAGcccggccctgccctgccctgccctgtggcttcctccctcggcctccctgCGGCGGCCCCGGGCTCCCACGGTCCGGAGCACACAGCCCCATTGTCCCGGTTATCGGTACTTTGTTATACTGTATTTGATTATGCAGGACCGGATCGGGGACGCAGAGCTCCGGGAGGGCCGGGCTGGCGTGACTCAGCCGGGTGCTGCGACCCAGCTCCAACTGCCTTTACGTAGGTGCTGCAGGGTGTTTGATGATGCAAGAAGGAGgccttgaggccgggcgcagtggctcacgcctgtaatccctgcattttgggaggccgatgcgggacgatcacgagatcaggagatcgagaccatcctggccaacatgctgaaaccccgtctctactaaaaatacaaaaaaattagccgggcatggtggcaggcgcctgtagtcccagctactcgggaggctgaggcaggagaatcgcttgaacccgggaggtggaggttgcagtgagcggagatcgtgccactgcactccaacctggagacagagcaaaactccgtctcaaaaaaaaaaaaaaaaaaaaaaaaaaaagaggccttgATTcccctaatctgtaaaatgggggcaagGAGTGCTACCCATGCTGGCCTCTCCCCTAGCAGAGATGCACCCAAGGGCATATAGGACACAGTTTATTAGAGGCCATCAGACCTCAGGCACCACCAGCATGTGGAGTCTGAGctgcccacctcctccaggaaggtcACTTCGAGTCCGTGAAGGAGGCAGGCAGGTGTGGGGGAGTGACCACAACCAAAGTAGCAAAAGCACCCCTGTCCCAGGTGTCAGAGACTAGGGTGGACCCCAAGGATCTCATAACCTGCACTGACCCTGAGTATTGACCCTGAGTGACCTCTGAGCCCGAGTGGCCCTGATGCTTGGCAGTGACCTGTGTCTAGTGGGGGGACTCTGGGACATTATCCCCAAAAGGGTTTTAGGCCTCCCCTAGGTCATGTATTAAATAGTTTTTCCTTATAGGAACCCTCTGGACCTCTCCCAGCATTGAACTCCTGGCGGGGTGTTTGGCCACTAGGTGGTGGGAGGTAGGGATATATGGGTCCGTCTTCACAATCTGGGCCTCTTCCTTATTTAAGGTGCCAGGGTGGTCAGAGATGGTCCTCGGCTTCCTCAGGCTGGACGTCCGGGCAGCAGGTGGCCCTGGGCACAGCCTCGCTGTCCAATTTCGAGAGTAGCCGGGCTGTCTCCTGGGTAATCTCAAAATGCTTGGGCAGCGGGGTGCGGCGCAGGGGGCTGCCCTCAGGGGAGGCAGCTGCAGGGCTGGGCCCCCGCCCCCGCAAACTCCCTCTGGGCACTGATGTGATGGGGGTCTCCTCGCACAGCTTGGAAGCCACCAGGGCCAGACTGGACAGCTGGTGGGTTACAGGCCTCACACCGCCCCGGGGATACTTCACTGGCTGGCGGCTGAAGTGGCCACGAGACTGTGTCCCCAGGAGTGAGTCCTCTGGGCCTTGGCTGGACACTGTGTACGGGGTGGGTGGTCAGTGCAGAGCACCTCCAAGTTCTCTGTATATCCCCCCAGGAGTCATCTTTTAGCAAGCCACCCTGGGGCCAGGGCACCCCCAGAACTCCTGAGCCTCTCTCTAACATACTcaccttcccctcccccatcttTGGTGTCTTCAGCCACGTCCTCTCTCTGGTCACTCTGTGGAGTTGGAATCTGCAGGGAGAAACCCAAGAATGAGACCCCAACACTAAAATCCCAGTTCTTTGAGATTCCTGGAGAGCCAAGGGCTTGTTCCTGGACATGCAAAAGGaatagccagtgcaaaggccctgaggtaggagcATGCCTGGTATGTTAGGACGCAGCCCCACCCTGTAATGAATGAGGGAAAGGTGGTAGGAAGTGAGACCAAAGAGGAGTGGGCCCAGGTGGCTCTGCCAGCCACCCCTGACTTTGCACCTACTCTGCACTGGGTGTGGACTACCATTGAACTCCTCCTATGCACAGGGCATGGACCACCACTGACTGTGCACCTGTCATCCTTTGCAGTTTTGGTGTTTGGGGATAGACGATGCCCTTATAAGTGTActgcttggccaggcatggtggtgcatgcctgtaatcccagcactttgggaggctgaggttggtggattatctgaggtcaggagttcgggaccagcctggccaacatggtgaaactccgtctctactagaaatacaaaatttagccgggcgtggtggtgcatgcctgtaatcccagctactagggaggctgaggcaggagaatcgcttggacctgggaggtggagattgcagtgagctcagatcatgcccctgcactccagtctgggtgacagaatgagactccgtctcaaaaataataataagtgtaCTGCTTGCCCTTCCAGCATAGAGCAGTGTCATTCATTGAGTCTGGACCGTGGGCTCCATGAGGGTGGGAAAATCCTTGTTTAGCAAATGGCCAGCCCAGGGAGTGGCTCAGCCCTCTCCACATTAGGACCAGGTGGTGCCTCTGAACTACTATCCTGGGCTGCTCTCTGCAACCTTACCAACTTTACTGTTCCATCCTTAGCTAAATGGTTGGCAGTGTCTACACATCAGACACTGTCCCGAGCACTTTATGAGGCATTCCAGCTCTCAGAGACCCACAGTTCACCAGCAGCCGCTTCCCAGCTCTGGGCTGCTGCAGGAGAGATCCTTGCTCTCAGGAATGGCAGATGCAGCAAGATACCAGCAGCACAGGCCTTGGGCATGGACTGTTCTAGCAATCCGGAGCAGCGGGTGCTGCTATCTTCCTGGTTCACAGCTGAGCTCTGGATCCAGACTGGTGACCTTTGTTAAAGATTCTACGCCaggcggccgggtgcagtggctccagcctgtaatcccagcactttgggaggccgaggcgggtggatcacaaggtcaggagatcgagaccatcctggctaacacggtgaaaccccgtctctactaaaaatacaaaaaaattagccgggtgtggtggcgggtgcctgtagtcccagctacttgggaggctgaggcaggagaatgacgtgaacctgggaggcagagcttgcagtgagccaagatggcaccactgcactctagcctgggtgacagagcgagactccatctcaaaaaaaaaaaaaagattctaggccgggtgcagtggctcatgcctgtaatcccagcactttgggaggctgaggagggcggatcgcctgaggtcaggagtttgagaccagcctgaccaacatggagaaacccctactctactaaaaatacaaaaaaaattagctgggtgtggtggtgcatgcctgtaatcccaactactctggaggctgaggcaggagaatcgcttgaatccaggaggtggaggttacggtgaacagagatcacgccatcgcactccaacctgggcaacaagaatgaaactccgtctaaaaaaataaaggattCCAACtgcggccgggtgtggtggctcacgcctataatcccagcactttgggaggctgaggtgggtgggttacTTGAGGTagggggttggagaccagcctggctaacatggcgaaaccttgtctctgaggcattagaattgcttgaacccgggaggcggaggttgtggtgagccgagatcgcaccactgcactccagttgggcaacacagtgagattctgtctccaaaaaaaaataaaagattccaACTGCTTACAGTCCCCTTTTAGGGCCATTAACTGCTCAGAGCCTTCATTGTTTAATCTGTAAATGATTTTCATTAACACTGTCTACCTCTCAGGACTGTGGAGAGGACAACAGGAAGCCTCTATAGTGTCCCCTGCACAGCAGGTGCACATTCAGTGGTGGTCTGTGCCTGTGAATAGCAGATGCAAGGTCAGGATAGCTGGCAGAGCCACCTGGGCCCACTCCTCTTTGGTATCACTTCATACCACCTTCCTGTCATTCATTACAGGATGGGGCTGCGTCCTAACACACCAGGCACGatcctacctcagggcctttgcactggctgttccctttgcctggaacaCCCTTCACCTGATCTCCATGTTGCCAGCTCACTCCTTCATGTCCTTCCAGTCTTTGCTCAAGTCCGTCTGCTCTCTAAGACGTGCCCCCACCATCCTACTTAGTGatacaaactccacctcccaccGTGCTGCTCCCTGGTGTCATGTGTCttactccactttttttttttttttttgaaacaaagtcttgctctattgtccaggctggagtgcagtggcatgctctcggctcactaaaacctctgcttcctgggctcaagcgattctcctgcctcagcctcctgagtagctgggattacaggtacacaccaccacacctggctaatttttgtatttttagtagagacaggtttctcctTATTGGTTGgattagtctcgaactcctgacctcaggtgatttgcctgccccagcatcccaaagtgctgggattacaggcgtgtgccaccgcgcccagccattacTCTACCTTTTCATGATCCATTACCCTTATCATCATCACCTCATCACATTCCAGATAACTGACTTTGTGTCATGTATATGGTTGTTCTTTCCCCACTAAAACACAGGCACTGAGAGGGCAGGGTCTTTGGATATTTAGCTCCTGGATGTATCTGCAATGCCTACGACAATGCTTGGCCCAAAatacatgttcaataaatattctgTTGGAGGAATGAATGATCACCCATGTTAGTACCTCTGCAGGGCTGTCCCCTTTTGTTACATCATCACTGCCCACTGCTCATTCCTCACTATTCCTTCCAGAATGAACATAAGTTAaatgaggaagggaggaagagaatgaaggaaattttaaaaaggaaggaaggtgaAAGAGAAGGTAAGAGAATTGAACAGAGATAAGGCCCTCTCCATAGCTGTGGGCCCAGTGGGTTCTTACCTCGGTAGGTGTGGCCGTGGGATGCTGCTCCAGGGTACTGTGGTGCTGGGGGTCTGGGCCGGGGTCTGAGGCTAGGACTGGGGGCTGGGAGTCTGGGTCAAGGTGCGGGGGTGGCGGTTGGGAGCTGGTTGTGAGGGGCCCAGGGGCTGGGCTGGAGTCTTGGGGCGGGGGCTCAGTGGCCTGGGGGAGCTCATCCATCCCAAAGATCTGCTCGTAGTGCACGATGAGGAACTCCACAAGCTGGGCCTGATGCCCAGAGTCCAGCAGGCAGGTGACAGGGATGGCGCTGGCTGCCCGCGGGCCGTCCGGCGGCCGCAGCAGTGTCGGCCCAAACACAATGCCCAGGTTGTTGGCAGACATCTTGTTTTCCATAAATCGTGCAGCCACCCTGGGGATGGTGTGAAGAGAAAGGTCAGGGTACAGGATGCAAGCTCATTGGTCTGAGGGTAAGGGTGGGACACGCAGGCCAGCCTAGAGGTGACTTGCCCATGTCACAGGTGTAAGTCGTCTGAGACCAGCAGCCACATATCCAGAACTGGAGGTCAGGGGTCAGTACCCAAAGTTATGAATCATGGATTAAGGTTCAGAGTTCAGAAAACACAGGTCAAAGGTCAGAGGTCAGTGTCAGGGGTCAGCCAGGGAAGTTAGTAGTCGCATGTCCAGGGAAAAGGGTCGCGTTTCAAGGCTCAGGGACCCATGCACACCTGAACAGATGGGCCACCAGGTGCCGCAGGGTGTTGTAGTTAGAGTCAGGCAGCTGTACCAAGAGGGTCTTCAGCGAGCGGATAAcctcagggctggggctgggggtccCAGGGTCGTCCCCAGGGTCTGCATGCAAGGTCTTAGCCAGAGAGATGAAGGCGTCGTAGAGGTGGAAGGGGATCACGGGCTCGGTGAGCTGGGGGTGGAACGGAGGGCGCAACACGAGTGTGGGTGGGCTGTGGAGGGCTCCTGCCCGCGTCCCCCTCAGTGTCCTGAGCACCAACCTCCTGAAGAAATCGCTTGAGGACACTCGAGACGTCATGAGGCGAGTTCCCCGACAGCTCCACCAACGCTCGGCCATTCTCGAAAGCCTGGCACAGCCGCTCCACACGGACCCGGGACCCGCTGACCCGGTAAATGCCCTGCAGGGTGAGGGTGAAAAACAGACACCTGGTTCGTGATAGGCCATCGATTCGGTCAGGTCACTTCTGGGGATGATGAAGGGTCAGGGCAGCACCTGCACATCCAGGGCACGGTGTTCTATCTCAGCCGTGCACTTCGTGACCACAAAGGGTACCTCCTCCGGGAAGTCCCTGGGTAGCTGCAGGAAGTCAACCCCAAAAAGGGGTGTCCGGGCTGGGAGCCGCCTGTGTCCACAGAGGATCAGGAGAGTCTCCAGGCAGCGCTTGTGGCAGGTCAGAAAGCACTGTGGGGAAGGTCACAGGGACAGGGAGGTCATTAGGGACCAGTAGGGGAAGAGAAGGTTACAAGGATCCTCAAGGAATGGGGGCTCATGGGAGACATCAGGTTAGGGTGGGTCCCAGGGGCAGAAAGGCTGTAGGAATCTCAGGTCAGGGAGATGATCAAGGGTCAGCAAAGGTCATTTGGTCATTAACCCAGGCCACACCTCCTCACACTCCGTCCCGCTGACCATGAAGGCTTCGCACTCGCGGCACTTGGCTGGGCCCCGCAGTCGCCGCAGCTGGTGGGTCTGAGCCGCGCTGGACAGTGTCCACTTCCCGAAGGGGCTGCCCAGCCCATTCTCCAGCCCGTCTCCCAGGTCTGCAGGGAGACAGGGTCAGGAGTGCCTGGTGCCCTGCCCTGTCCCATCCTGACCtaccctgcttcagcctcaccaGGGTCTCGCTCCTCAAAGTCATCTGAGGACTCAGTGCCTGTGGACGAAGCCTTCACCAGCTGCCTCGTGCCAGCGCCTGGGGTCAGAGGAATCATGGGAGATTCCTGGGCTATGGGAGGCACTCCTGGTTTTTAGGGCTTCCAGAACCACCCACTAATTCCCAAGGGGTCAGAGGTCAGGAGGGGGATTGGACAGGTCAGTGGTTAAGGGTTGGAGAATTGGGTCAGCAACCTGAGGGGGGTGGTTCATAAGCTGGATCAAGAGGTTGaggaaataggccgggcgcagtggctcacacctgtaatcccagcactttgggaagctgaggcaggaggatcacatgaggcaaggagtttgacaccagcctggccaacatggcaaaaccttgtctctactaaaaatacaaacattaaccaggcatggtggcaggcacctgtagtcccagctactcgggaggctgaggcacgagaatcgcttgaacctgggaggcggaggttgcagtgagccaagatcgtaccactgcgctccagcctgggcaacagagcaagactctgtctcaaaaaaaaaaaaaagaaagaaagaaaagaaaagaaaaggccgggcgtggtggcacacacctgtaatccctgcactttgggagaccgaggcaggtggatcacctgaggtcaggagttcgagatcagcctggccaacatggtgaaaccccgtctctactaaaaaatacaaaaatcagccggcgtggtagtgcacacctgtaatcccagctactccagaggctgagacaggagaatcgcttgaatctgggaggtggaggttgcagtgagccgagatcacgccactgcactccaggctgggcgacagaatgagactgtctcaaataaacaaacaaataaataaataaataatttttaaaaaggtaaaaaaagagGTTGAGGAAATAGGTCAGGGGTGTGGGGTAGGTCAGAGGTCAAAGATAGTTAAAGATTGAGGGTCAGAGCTtggccaggggctggaggatggTCACAGGTGGAGTGTGGGTCAGGACCAGGTCCTATCCCTACCTGGGCTGGAAGTGGGTGAGTCCAGGGACCGAGACTCGCTGCCGCCACCCACGCTGTCCACATCGCTGCCCGGAGTGGGGCCTGGAGTCCCTAGGTGGCACAGGTCAATAAGGATGGTCCCCTGCTCACAAACCCCACTCCTGCAGCCCACCTATGTGTTGGTGGAACGAACTCCTGGCACCACTCCCACCTGGCCCTCATTGCACTCACCTTGCCAGCGCCAGCCTGTGCCCGGATCCTCCCAAGGGCCTGGCTCAGCTGAATTCTCATCCAGCCTTGGAGGAAGAGGCCCAGAGAGCTTCTTTCTGATGTCCAGAGGGGAGCTGAGAAGACAGAAGTTTGAAGGTTTGAATCCCAGGAAACTGGCCTGGGGTGATGGCACCCAG
The DNA window shown above is from Homo sapiens chromosome 19, GRCh38.p14 Primary Assembly and carries:
- the GMIP gene encoding GEM-interacting protein isoform X2; translated protein: MDAAEPGLPPGPEGRKRYSDIFRSLDNLEISLGNVTLEMLAGDPLLSEDPEPDKTPTATVTNEASCWSGPSPEGPVPLTGEELDLRLIRTKGGVDAALEYAKTWSRYAKELLAWTEKRASYELEFAKSTMKIAEAGKVSIQQQSHMPLQYIYTLFLEHDLSLGTLAMETVAQQKRDYYQPLAAKRTEIEKWRKEFKEQWMKEQKRMNEAVQALRRAQLQYVQRSEDLRARSQGSPEDSAPQASPGPSKQQERRRRSREEAQAKAQEAEALYQACVREANARQQDLEIAKQRIVSHVRKLVFQGDEVLRRVTLSLFGLRGAQAERGPRAFAALAECCAPFEPGQRYQEFVRALRPEAPPPPPPAFSFQEFLPSLNSSPLDIRKKLSGPLPPRLDENSAEPGPWEDPGTGWRWQGTPGPTPGSDVDSVGGGSESRSLDSPTSSPGAGTRQLVKASSTGTESSDDFEERDPDLGDGLENGLGSPFGKWTLSSAAQTHQLRRLRGPAKCRECEAFMVSGTECEECFLTCHKRCLETLLILCGHRRLPARTPLFGVDFLQLPRDFPEEVPFVVTKCTAEIEHRALDVQGIYRVSGSRVRVERLCQAFENGRALVELSGNSPHDVSSVLKRFLQELTEPVIPFHLYDAFISLAKTLHADPGDDPGTPSPSPEVIRSLKTLLVQLPDSNYNTLRHLVAHLFRVAARFMENKMSANNLGIVFGPTLLRPPDGPRAASAIPVTCLLDSGHQAQLVEFLIVHYEQIFGMDELPQATEPPPQDSSPAPGPLTTSSQPPPPHLDPDSQPPVLASDPGPDPQHHSTLEQHPTATPTEVGVRWRDLCSP
- the GMIP gene encoding GEM-interacting protein isoform X1 gives rise to the protein MDAAEPGLPPGPEGRKRYSDIFRSLDNLEISLGNVTLEMLAGDPLLSEDPEPDKTPTATVTNEASCWSGPSPEGPVPLTGEELDLRLIRTKGGVDAALEYAKTWSRYAKELLAWTEKRASYELEFAKSTMKIAEAGKVSIQQQSHMPLQYIYTLFLEHDLSLGTLAMETVAQQKRDYYQPLAAKRTEIEKWRKEFKEQWMKEQKRMNEAVQALRRAQLQYVQRSEDLRARSQGSPEDSAPQASPGPSKQQERRRRSREEAQAKAQEAEALYQACVREANARQQDLEIAKQRIVSHVRKLVFQGDEVLRRVTLSLFGLRGAQAERGPRAFAALAECCAPFEPGQRYQEFVRALRPEAPPPPPPAFSFQEFLPSLNSSPLDIRKKLSGPLPPRLDENSAEPGPWEDPGTGWRWQGPTPGSDVDSVGGGSESRSLDSPTSSPGAGTRQLVKASSTGTESSDDFEERDPDLGDGLENGLGSPFGKWTLSSAAQTHQLRRLRGPAKCRECEAFMVSGTECEECFLTCHKRCLETLLILCGHRRLPARTPLFGVDFLQLPRDFPEEVPFVVTKCTAEIEHRALDVQGIYRVSGSRVRVERLCQAFENGRALVELSGNSPHDVSSVLKRFLQELTEPVIPFHLYDAFISLAKTLHADPGDDPGTPSPSPEVIRSLKTLLVQLPDSNYNTLRHLVAHLFRVAARFMENKMSANNLGIVFGPTLLRPPDGPRAASAIPVTCLLDSGHQAQLVEFLIVHYEQIFGMDELPQATEPPPQDSSPAPGPLTTSSQPPPPHLDPDSQPPVLASDPGPDPQHHSTLEQHPTATPTEIPTPQSDQREDVAEDTKDGGGEVSSQGPEDSLLGTQSRGHFSRQPVKYPRGGVRPVTHQLSSLALVASKLCEETPITSVPRGSLRGRGPSPAAASPEGSPLRRTPLPKHFEITQETARLLSKLDSEAVPRATCCPDVQPEEAEDHL
- the GMIP gene encoding GEM-interacting protein isoform 3 (isoform 3 is encoded by transcript variant 3), which produces MDAAEPGLPPGPEGRKRYSDIFRSLDNLEISLGNVTLEMLAGDPLLSEDPEPDKTPTATVTNEASCWSGPSPEGPVPLTGEELDLRLIRTKGGVDAALEYAKTWSRYAKELLAWTEKRASYELEFAKSTMKIAEAGKVSIQQQSHMPLQYIYTLFLEHDLSLGTLAMETVAQQKRDYYQPLAAKRTEIEKWRKEFKEQWMKEQKRMNEAVQALRRAQLQYVQRSEDLRARSQGSPEDSAPQASPGPSKQQERRRRSREEAQAKAQEAEALYQACVREANARQQDLEIAKQRIVSHVRKLVFQGDEVLRRVTLSLFGLRGAQAERGPRAFAALAECCAPFEPGQRYQEFVRALRPEAPPPPPPAFSFQEFLPSLNSSPLDIRKKLSGPLPPRLDENSAEPGPWEDPGTGWRWQGTPGPTPGSDVDSVGGGSESRSLDSPTSSPDLGDGLENGLGSPFGKWTLSSAAQTHQLRRLRGPAKCRECEAFMVSGTECEECFLTCHKRCLETLLILCGHRRLPARTPLFGVDFLQLPRDFPEEVPFVVTKCTAEIEHRALDVQGIYRVSGSRVRVERLCQAFENGRALVELSGNSPHDVSSVLKRFLQELTEPVIPFHLYDAFISLAKTLHADPGDDPGTPSPSPEVIRSLKTLLVQLPDSNYNTLRHLVAHLFRVAARFMENKMSANNLGIVFGPTLLRPPDGPRAASAIPVTCLLDSGHQAQLVEFLIVHYEQIFGMDELPQATEPPPQDSSPAPGPLTTSSQPPPPHLDPDSQPPVLASDPGPDPQHHSTLEQHPTATPTEIPTPQSDQREDVAEDTKDGGGEVSSQGPEDSLLGTQSRGHFSRQPVKYPRGGVRPVTHQLSSLALVASKLCEETPITSVPRGSLRGRGPSPAAASPEGSPLRRTPLPKHFEITQETARLLSKLDSEAVPRATCCPDVQPEEAEDHL
- the GMIP gene encoding GEM-interacting protein isoform 2 (isoform 2 is encoded by transcript variant 2) gives rise to the protein MDAAEPGLPPGPEGRKRYSDIFRSLDNLEISLGNVTLEMLAGDPLLSEDPEPDKTPTATVTNEASCWSGPSPEGPVPLTGEELDLRLIRTKGGVDAALEYAKTWSRYAKELLAWTEKRASYELEFAKSTMKIAEAGKVSIQQQSHMPLQYIYTLFLEHDLSLGTLAMETVAQQKRDYYQPLAAKRTEIEKWRKEFKEQWMKEQKRMNEAVQALRRAQLQYVQRSEDLRARSQGSPEDSAPQASPGPSKQQERRRRSREEAQAKAQEAEALYQACVREANARQQDLEIAKQRIVSHVRKLVFQGDEVLRRVTLSLFGLRGAQAERGPRAFAALAECCAPFEPGQRYQEFVRALRPEAPPPPPPAFSFQEFLPSLNSSPLDIRKKLSGPLPPRLDENSAEPGPWEDPGTGWRWQGPTPGSDVDSVGGGSESRSLDSPTSSPDLGDGLENGLGSPFGKWTLSSAAQTHQLRRLRGPAKCRECEAFMVSGTECEECFLTCHKRCLETLLILCGHRRLPARTPLFGVDFLQLPRDFPEEVPFVVTKCTAEIEHRALDVQGIYRVSGSRVRVERLCQAFENGRALVELSGNSPHDVSSVLKRFLQELTEPVIPFHLYDAFISLAKTLHADPGDDPGTPSPSPEVIRSLKTLLVQLPDSNYNTLRHLVAHLFRVAARFMENKMSANNLGIVFGPTLLRPPDGPRAASAIPVTCLLDSGHQAQLVEFLIVHYEQIFGMDELPQATEPPPQDSSPAPGPLTTSSQPPPPHLDPDSQPPVLASDPGPDPQHHSTLEQHPTATPTEIPTPQSDQREDVAEDTKDGGGEVSSQGPEDSLLGTQSRGHFSRQPVKYPRGGVRPVTHQLSSLALVASKLCEETPITSVPRGSLRGRGPSPAAASPEGSPLRRTPLPKHFEITQETARLLSKLDSEAVPRATCCPDVQPEEAEDHL
- the GMIP gene encoding GEM-interacting protein isoform 1 (isoform 1 is encoded by transcript variant 1) — its product is MDAAEPGLPPGPEGRKRYSDIFRSLDNLEISLGNVTLEMLAGDPLLSEDPEPDKTPTATVTNEASCWSGPSPEGPVPLTGEELDLRLIRTKGGVDAALEYAKTWSRYAKELLAWTEKRASYELEFAKSTMKIAEAGKVSIQQQSHMPLQYIYTLFLEHDLSLGTLAMETVAQQKRDYYQPLAAKRTEIEKWRKEFKEQWMKEQKRMNEAVQALRRAQLQYVQRSEDLRARSQGSPEDSAPQASPGPSKQQERRRRSREEAQAKAQEAEALYQACVREANARQQDLEIAKQRIVSHVRKLVFQGDEVLRRVTLSLFGLRGAQAERGPRAFAALAECCAPFEPGQRYQEFVRALRPEAPPPPPPAFSFQEFLPSLNSSPLDIRKKLSGPLPPRLDENSAEPGPWEDPGTGWRWQGTPGPTPGSDVDSVGGGSESRSLDSPTSSPGAGTRQLVKASSTGTESSDDFEERDPDLGDGLENGLGSPFGKWTLSSAAQTHQLRRLRGPAKCRECEAFMVSGTECEECFLTCHKRCLETLLILCGHRRLPARTPLFGVDFLQLPRDFPEEVPFVVTKCTAEIEHRALDVQGIYRVSGSRVRVERLCQAFENGRALVELSGNSPHDVSSVLKRFLQELTEPVIPFHLYDAFISLAKTLHADPGDDPGTPSPSPEVIRSLKTLLVQLPDSNYNTLRHLVAHLFRVAARFMENKMSANNLGIVFGPTLLRPPDGPRAASAIPVTCLLDSGHQAQLVEFLIVHYEQIFGMDELPQATEPPPQDSSPAPGPLTTSSQPPPPHLDPDSQPPVLASDPGPDPQHHSTLEQHPTATPTEIPTPQSDQREDVAEDTKDGGGEVSSQGPEDSLLGTQSRGHFSRQPVKYPRGGVRPVTHQLSSLALVASKLCEETPITSVPRGSLRGRGPSPAAASPEGSPLRRTPLPKHFEITQETARLLSKLDSEAVPRATCCPDVQPEEAEDHL
- the GMIP gene encoding GEM-interacting protein isoform X3, whose protein sequence is MDAAEPGLPPGPEGRKRYSDIFRSLDNLEISLGNVTLEMLAGDPLLSEDPEPDKTPTATVTNEASCWSGPSPEGPVPLTGEELDLRLIRTKGGVDAALEYAKTWSRYAKELLAWTEKRASYELEFAKSTMKIAEAGKVSIQQQSHMPLQYIYTLFLEHDLSLGTLAMETVAQQKRDYYQPLAAKRTEIEKWRKEFKEQWMKEQKRMNEAVQALRRAQLQYVQRSEDLRARSQGSPEDSAPQASPGPSKQQERRRRSREEAQAKAQEAEALYQACVREANARQQDLEIAKQRIVSHVRKLVFQGDEVLRRVTLSLFGLRGAQAERGPRAFAALAECCAPFEPGQRYQEFVRALRPEAPPPPPPAFSFQEFLPSLNSSPLDIRKKLSGPLPPRLDENSAEPGPWEDPGTGWRWQGPTPGSDVDSVGGGSESRSLDSPTSSPGAGTRQLVKASSTGTESSDDFEERDPDLGDGLENGLGSPFGKWTLSSAAQTHQLRRLRGPAKCRECEAFMVSGTECEECFLTCHKRCLETLLILCGHRRLPARTPLFGVDFLQLPRDFPEEVPFVVTKCTAEIEHRALDVQGIYRVSGSRVRVERLCQAFENGRALVELSGNSPHDVSSVLKRFLQELTEPVIPFHLYDAFISLAKTLHADPGDDPGTPSPSPEVIRSLKTLLVQLPDSNYNTLRHLVAHLFRVAARFMENKMSANNLGIVFGPTLLRPPDGPRAASAIPVTCLLDSGHQAQLVEFLIVHYEQIFGMDELPQATEPPPQDSSPAPGPLTTSSQPPPPHLDPDSQPPVLASDPGPDPQHHSTLEQHPTATPTEVGVRWRDLCSP
- the GMIP gene encoding GEM-interacting protein isoform X4, whose protein sequence is MDAAEPGLPPGPEGRKRYSDIFRSLDNLEISLGNVTLEMLAGDPLLSEDPEPDKTPTATVTNEASCWSGPSPEGPVPLTGEELDLRLIRTKGGVDAALEYAKTWSRYAKELLAWTEKRASYELEFAKSTMKIAEAGKVSIQQQSHMPLQYIYTLFLEHDLSLGTLAMETVAQQKRDYYQPLAAKRTEIEKWRKEFKEQWMKEQKRMNEAVQALRRAQLQYVQRSEDLRARSQGSPEDSAPQASPGPSKQQERRRRSREEAQAKAQEAEALYQACVREANARQQDLEIAKQRIVSHVRKLVFQGDEVLRRVTLSLFGLRGAQAERGPRAFAALAECCAPFEPGQRYQEFVRALRPEAPPPPPPAFSFQEFLPSLNSSPLDIRKKLSGPLPPRLDENSAEPGPWEDPGTGWRWQGTPGPTPGSDVDSVGGGSESRSLDSPTSSPDLGDGLENGLGSPFGKWTLSSAAQTHQLRRLRGPAKCRECEAFMVSGTECEECFLTCHKRCLETLLILCGHRRLPARTPLFGVDFLQLPRDFPEEVPFVVTKCTAEIEHRALDVQGIYRVSGSRVRVERLCQAFENGRALVELSGNSPHDVSSVLKRFLQELTEPVIPFHLYDAFISLAKTLHADPGDDPGTPSPSPEVIRSLKTLLVQLPDSNYNTLRHLVAHLFRVAARFMENKMSANNLGIVFGPTLLRPPDGPRAASAIPVTCLLDSGHQAQLVEFLIVHYEQIFGMDELPQATEPPPQDSSPAPGPLTTSSQPPPPHLDPDSQPPVLASDPGPDPQHHSTLEQHPTATPTEVGVRWRDLCSP